Proteins encoded by one window of Toxotes jaculatrix isolate fToxJac2 chromosome 22, fToxJac2.pri, whole genome shotgun sequence:
- the LOC121176435 gene encoding transcription termination factor 2, mitochondrial-like, translating into MLRVTTASLCSYCQRIRLLLPPSASASTVTSPNKRPENQHTVDSLYELSVDIRKVRKAKGWVLSESSTYVAETADLLRGMGADTPVIARILETHPEAVLCRPEDVATQRDLWVSVCPNKRELMSIIEKFPASFFTLTHHDNQRANIFYLQSLRLSKRIIGKLMASAPQSFSRPVERNQEVIHTLRETYLDLGGDEGNLRVWLQKLLSQNPYILLRPAEAWRDSLGFLREQGFTTEELLSLVSSLRASIAELQPDAMQQALAYIEDALACSKDELKQTVIRCPAILYYSLPTLVGRFQGLMDVGVSMEQVKESPNVLELTTQIVLYRIQRLASYGYDVRSGSLDVIVGTKKDFEMSYGKLQLRQQRPLFNPVAPLRSAEE; encoded by the coding sequence ATGCTTCGGGTCACCACTGCCTCCCTGTGCAGCTACTGTCAGAGGATAAGGCTgctgctccctccctctgcctctgcctccacagtGACTTCTCCCAACAAAAGGCCTGAAAACCAGCACACAGTGGACTCTCTGTATGAGCTGTCAGTGGACATCCGGAAGGTACGCAAGGCCAAGGGCTGGGTCCTGTCTGAGAGCTCTACGTATGTggctgaaactgctgatctgcTGAGGGGCATGGGCGCAGACACGCCAGTGATCGCCCGGATCCTGGAAACTCACCCCGAGGCTGTCCTGTGTCGGCCGGAGGATGTGGCCACCCAGAGAGACCTTTGGGTGTCCGTGTGTCCCAACAAGCGTGAGTTGATGAGCATCATTGAGAAGTTCCCAGCCTCCTTCTTTACTTTGACTCACCACGACAACCAGCGAGCGAACATCTTTTACCTCCAGAGCCTTCGCCTCAGCAAGCGGATCATCGGCAAACTGATGGCCAGCGCCCCGCAGAGCTTCAGTCGACCCGTAGAGCGCAACCAGGAGGTCATCCACACTCTGAGGGAGACCTACCTGGATCTCGGCGGTGATGAGGGCAACCTGCGTGTTTGGCTGCAGAAACTCCTCAGCCAGAACCCGTACATCCTGCTGCGGCCCGCTGAGGCCTGGAGGGACAGTCTGGGCTTCCTTAGGGAGCAGGGCTTCACCACAGAGGAGCTCCTCAGCCTGGTCTCCAGCCTTAGGGCCTCCATCGCAGAGCTGCAGCCTGACGCCATGCAGCAGGCTCTGGCCTACATCGAAGACGCTCTCGCCTGTTCCAAGGACGAACTGAAGCAAACAGTGATCCGCTGCCCGGCCATTTTGTACTACTCCCTGCCCACCTTGGTGGGACGGTTCCAGGGTTTGATGGATGTCGGCGTGAGCATGGAGCAGGTGAAGGAATCTCCAAACGTCCTGGAGCTCACCACACAAATCGTGCTCTACCGCATCCAGAGGCTGGCTTCCTACGGGTATGATGTACGCTCCGGCAGCCTGGACGTTATTGTGGGAACCAAGAAGGATTTTGAGATGAGTTACGGCaaactgcagctcagacagcagAGGCCGCTCTTCAACCCTGTGGCTCCCCTCAGATCAGCTGAGGAGTGA
- the tnnt2c gene encoding troponin T2c, cardiac: MSDTEEIVEENEQEEEEEEEVNEEEDIEEEEEQRDDEAEKIEEHVEENEHEEESKPRPKTTYVPNIAPPKLPDGEKVDFDDLHRKRVEKDFNDLQTLIELHFSNRQKEEEELVALRNRIERRRSDRAEQQRVRAEQERERQARLAEERARREEEAAKLRAEEEAKKKMIFTNKSFGGYLQKVDQKKGKKLTAREEKKKALMDRRKPLNIDHLNQEKLAEKAQDLWQWLHQLHAEKFELAEKLKRQKYDIYVLRNRVSDHQRGSKASKTSRGTKGKSGSWK, translated from the coding sequence ATGTCAGACACTGAGGAAATTGTGGAGGAGaatgagcaggaggaggaagaggaagaggaggtgaatgAGGAAGAAGACattgaagaggaagaggagcaaaGGGACGATGAAGCAGAGAAGATAGAAGAACATGTAGAGGAGAATGAGCACGAAGAAGAGTCCAAACCGCGACCTAAGACAACTTATGTGCCAAATATTGCTCCTCCAAAGCTCCCTGATGGCGAGAAGGTGGATTTTGATGATCTCCACCGCAAGAGAGTAGAAAAGGATTTCAACGACCTCCAGACGCTGATCGAGCTGCACTTCTCCAACCgccagaaggaggaagaggagctcGTAGCGCTGCGAAACCGCATTGAGCGCCGCCGCTCTGACAGGGCTGAACAGCAGCGTGTTCGTGCGGAGCAGGAGCGTGAGCGCCAGGCCCGGCTGGCCGAGGAGAGGGCGAGGCGCGAGGAGGAGGCGGCCAAACTGCGCGCTGAGGAGGAAGCCAAGAAGAAGATGATATTCACCAACAAGTCATTTGGTGGCTACCTGCAGAAGGTGGACCAGAAGAAGGGAAAGAAGCTGACAGCgcgagaggagaagaagaaggcctTGATGGACCGCAGGAAGCCGCTCAACATCGACCACCTGAACCAGGAGAAGCTGGCAGAGAAGGCGCAGGACCTCTGGCAGTGGCTCCACCAGCTGCACGCCGAGAAGTTTGAGCTGGCCGAAAAGCTCAAGAGGCAGAAGTACGACATCTATGTGCTCCGAAACCGAGTCAGCGACCACCAGAGGGGCTCCAAAGCATCCAAGACCTCCCGTGGCACCAAGGGCAAGTCTGGCTCCTGGAAGTGA